A window of the Hordeum vulgare subsp. vulgare chromosome 5H, MorexV3_pseudomolecules_assembly, whole genome shotgun sequence genome harbors these coding sequences:
- the LOC123452904 gene encoding purple acid phosphatase 2-like has protein sequence MALLALAVVVAAAAAVTTGCEAGVTSAYRRKLEATADMPFDADVFRVPPGYNAPQQVHITLGDQTGTAMTVSWVTASELGNGTVRYGPSPDKMEMAARATHTRYDYFNYTSGFIHHCTLRNLKHGVKYYYAMGFGHTVRTFSFTTLPKPGPDVPFKFGLIGDLGQTFDSNSTLSHYEANGGDAVLFVGDLSYADAYPLHDNRRWDSWARFVERSVAYQPWIWTAGNHELDYAPEIGETVPFKPFTHRYRTPYLAAGSTEPLWYSVKIASAHIIVLSSYSSYGKYTPQWTWLSDELGRVDRRATPWLIVLMHSPWYNSNNYHYMEGETMRVQFEQWLVGAKVDLVLAGHVHSYERSRRFSNVAYNIVNGKATPVRDMDAPVYVTIGDGGNIEGIANNFTEPQPAYSAFREASFGHATLEIKNRTHAYYAWHRNHDGAKAVADSVWLTNRHYLPTDDSK, from the exons ATGGCGCTCCTCGCGCTGGCCGTGGTCGtcgccgcggcggcggcggtcaCCACGGGCTGCGAGGCCGGCGTGACCAGCGCGTACCGGCGCAAGCTGGAGGCCACGGCGGACATGCCGTTCGACGCCGACGTCTTCCGCGTGCCGCCGGGCTACAATGCGCCCCAGCAG GTGCACATCACGCTGGGCGACCAGACGGGCACGGCCATGACGGTGTCGTGGGTGACGGCGAGCGAGCTGGGCAACGGCACGGTCAGGTACGGCCCGTCGCCGGACAAGATGGAGATGGCGGCGCGGGCCACGCACACGCGCTACGACTACTTCAACTACACCTCCGGCTTCATCCACCACTGCACCCTCAGGAACCTCAAG CATGGCGTGAAGTACTACTACGCGATGGGGTTCGGCCACACGGTGCGGACCTTCTCCTTCACCACCCTCCCCAAGCCCGGCCCCGACGTCCCCTTCAAGTTCGGACTCATCG GTGACCTGGGCCAGACGTTCGACTCCAACAGCACGCTGTCGCACTACGAGGCCAACGGCGGCGACGCGGTGCTCTTCGTGGGCGACCTCTCCTACGCCGACGCCTACCCGCTGCACGACAACCGGCGGTGGGACAGCTGGGCGCGCTTCGTGGAGCGCAGCGTGGCGTACCAGCCGTGGATCTGGACGGCCGGCAACCACGAGCTGGACTACGCGCCGGAGATCGGCGAGACGGTGCCCTTCAAGCCCTTCACCCACCGCTACCGCACGCCGTACCTCGCCGCCGGCAGCACGGAGCCGCTCTGGTACTCGGTGAAGATCGCCTCCGCCCACATCATCGtgctctcctcctactcctcctacgGCAAGTACACGCCGCAGTGGACGTGGCTGAGCGACGAGCTGGGCCGCGTCGACCGCAGGGCCACGCCGTGGCTCATCGTGCTCATGCACTCGCCCTggtacaacagcaacaactaccaTTACATGGAGGGGGAGACGATGCGGGTGCAGTTCGAGCAGTGGCTCGTGGGCGCCAAGGTGGACCTCGTCCTCGCCGGCCACGTCCACTCGTACGAGCGCAGCCGCCGCTTCTCCAACGTCGCCTACAACATCGTCAACGGCAAGGCCACGCCCGTGCGCGACATGGACGCGCCCGTCTACGTCACCATCGGCGACGGCGGCAACATCGAGGGCATCGCCAACAA CTTCACGGAGCCGCAGCCGGCCTACTCGGCGTTCAGGGAGGCGAGCTTCGGGCACGCGACGCTGGAGATCAAGAACAGGACGCACGCATACTACGCGTGGCACCGGAACCACGACGGCGCCAAGGCCGTCGCCGACTCCGTCTGGCTCACCAACAGGCACTACCTGCCCACcgacgactccaagtga